A genomic stretch from Xiphophorus maculatus strain JP 163 A chromosome 16, X_maculatus-5.0-male, whole genome shotgun sequence includes:
- the LOC102235379 gene encoding glial fibrillary acidic protein-like, whose protein sequence is MESQRVQSSYRKRFGPQGGSGARIGSLSSNRLSWHGTPRSITLSSPISRLSLGSASTALLLGSPGDRLDFSADSLMKAHYKEVRTNEKMEMMGLNDRFASYIEKVRLLEQQNKMLVAELNQLKVKEPSRLGDIYQDELRELRRQVDGLTNGKARLEVERDNLAADLAMLKQRLQDEMTLRQEAENSLNTFRQDVDEAALSRVQLERKIEALQDEINFLKKIHEEELRELQDQLVAQQVHVDLDVSKPDLTAALRDIRVQYENMATSNMHETEEWYRSKFADLTDAANRNAEALRQAKQDANEYRRQVQALTCDLDALRGTNESLERQLRELEDRCAMEAAGYQDTVSRLEEEIQALKEEMARHLQEYQDLLNVKLALDIEIATYRKLLEGEESRITIPVQSFSNLQFRETNLDTKTPEAHVKRSILVRTVETRDGEIIKESTTEHKDLP, encoded by the exons ATGGAGAGCCAGAGGGTCCAGTCCTCGTACAGGAAACGTTTTGGGCCTCAGGGCGGCTCGGGCGCCAGAATCGGTAGCCTGTCTTCCAACCGCCTCTCCTGGCATGGCACCCCGCGGTCCATCACCCTCTCCAGCCCCATTTCCAGGCTCTCCCTGGGCTCTGCCAGCACGGCCCTGCTGCTGGGGAGCCCCGGCGACCGGCTGGACTTCTCCGCCGACTCCCTGATGAAGGCCCACTACAAAGAAGTACGCACCAATGAGAAGATGGAGATGATGGGCCTGAACGACCGCTTTGCCAGCTATATAGAGAAGGTGCGCTTGCTGGAGCAGCAGAACAAGATGTTGGTGGCGGAGCTGAACCAGCTGAAGGTGAAGGAGCCCAGCCGCCTGGGAGACATCTACCAGGATGAGCTCAGGGAGCTTCGGCGGCAGGTGGATGGGCTCACCAACGGGAAGGCCCGATTGGAGGTCGAGAGGGACAACCTGGCTGCCGATCTGGCCATGTTGAAGCAAAG acTTCAAGATGAGATGACGCTGCGTCAGGAAGCAGAAAACAGTTTGAACACTTTCAGACAG GATGTGGACGAAGCGGCTCTCAGTCGAGTCCAGCTGGAGAGGAAGATTGAAGCTCTGCAGGACGAGATCAACTTCCTGAAGAAAATCCACGAGGAG GAGCTGCGTGAGCTGCAGGACCAGCTTGTGGCCCAGCAGGTCCATGTCGATCTGGACGTGTCCAAACCGGATTTGACTGCGGCTCTGAGGGACATCAGAGTTCAGTATGAGAACATGGCCACGTCCAACATGCATGAAACCGAGGAGTGGTACCGATCCAAG TTTGCTGACCTGACAGACGCAGCCAATCGAAATGCGGAGGCCCTGCGCCAAGCCAAGCAGGACGCCAATGAATATCGGCGTCAGGTTCAGGCTCTGACCTGCGACTTGGACGCTCTCAGAGGCACC AACGAGTCCCTGGAGCGCCAGCTGCGGGAGCTGGAGGACCGCTGCGCCATGGAGGCTGCCGGGTACCAGGACACGGTGAGCCGCCTGGAGGAGGAGATCCAGGCCCTGAAGGAGGAGATGGCCCGGCATCTGCAGGAGTACCAGGACCTCCTCAATGTCAAACTGGCTCTGGACATCGAGATCGCCACCTACAGGAAACTgctggaaggagaggagagcag GATCACCATTCCAGTTCAGAGCTTTTCCAACCTGCAGTTTAGAG AAACTAATTTGGACACTAAAACTCCAGAGGCTCATGTGAAGCGAAGCATCCTGGTCCGAACTGTGGAGACCAGAGACGGGGAG